The Sphaerisporangium siamense genome includes the window ACCTCCGACGTGCTCGCCCGGTGGGTCACCGAGGTATTCGCGCCGCAGGTGCTGGTCATCGCCCTGCCGCCCGTGGTCGGCCTGGTGTCGGACGGCTGGACCGGCTTCTGGTGGGGGCTCGTGGCCTCGCTGCTGTGCGGCGGCGTCCCGGCCGCGGTCATCGCGCTCGGCGTGCGCGCGGGCCGGCTGGACTCGCGCCACATCGTCGACCGGTCCCGCAGGACCGGCCCGCTGCTGGTCGCCGTCGCCGCGGTCCTGGCCGCGCTCGTCCTGCTGGCCGTGCTCGGCGCGCCCCGGCTGCTGGTCTCCACGGTGGCGGCGATGCTCGCCGGGCTGGCGGTGACGGTCCCGGTGACGCTGCGCTGGAAGATCTCCTTCCACGCCGCCGTGTCCGCGGGCACGGTGCTGGTGCTGTCCCGCGTCCTGCCCGCGGCGCCGACCCTGGGCGCGGGCGTGCTCGTCGTGATCCTGGTCTGCTGGGCGCGGGTGCGCCTGACCCACCACACCTACGCCCAGGTCGCGGCCGGGGCGGTCGCCGGGGCGGCCTCGGCCTGGGTGGTGCTGGCCCTCACCGGCGCGTGAGCCGCCGCCGGCCGGGAGGCGTGTGCGCCCTCTCAGCCGGGAGGCGCGCGAGCCCTCTCAGTCGGGAGGGAGGGGCGCCCGCTGCCACAGCGGGTCGCGGTACAGGACCACCGAGGGGCCGCGCAGCAGCTCGTCGGGGGCCGAGAGCATCACCAGCTCGCCCGACGCCTCCAGCCCGCGCAGCACGTCGCGCACCCGCGGCCCCACCGGAAGCCGCCCGCGCGGCAGCCCGAGCGTCTCGCGGACGGCGTCGGCGACCTGCGAGAGCCGGAACGGCCCGGAGAACCCGGCGATCACCTCGCGGACCAGGGCCGTCGTGATCACCTCTGCGGCCTCGCCGTGCGCGACCTCCCAGACGAGCTGGACGTTGCGGCGCCCCGTGGCGGCGCAGGCGGCGCACCGCTGGACGAACCCGGGCACGAGCTCCCGGTCGGCCGAGCCCAGGCACGCCGAGCACTGACCGGTCTCCATGGCGTGCAGCTCGGCGGCGACCCTGCTCGGCAGCGGCGCGCCGCACGAGCAGGCGAAGGCGCGGAACGCCCCGCCCTCCACGAGGGCGCGCTCGTCGGCGTCCTCCGGGATCTCCTGCCATCGGGTGGTGATGGTGTGTGTCGCGGGCCGCGTGCTGTGCTCGGTCATCCCCTGTGACTCTACTCACCCCGGCGTCGCGGGGGCCGCGAAACGGACGCAAGCCTCGCCGGGGCTCACGCCGGGCGCCGGGAGGTCATGGAGCTCCAGGACCGGGCCATGTTCCCACCATCACGTGGTTTCATTGGTTCCATGGCGAACCCGGCGATTTTGACCGTCGACGACGACCCGGCCGTCTCGCGGTCGGTGGCCAGGGACATCAGGCGCCGCTACGGTGATCGTTACCGCGTCGTGCGCGCCGATTCCGGCCAGGCCGCCCTGGACGCGCTCCGCGAGCTGAAGCTCCGCGGCGAGCAGGTCGCCGTCATGCTGGCGGACTACCGAATGCCCCACATGAACGGCATCCAGTTCCTCGAGTCCGCGATGGACATCTTCCCGCGGGCCCGCCGCGTGCTGCTCACGGCGTACGCCGACACCGAGGCGGCCATCGACGCGATCAACATCGTCGACCTGGACCACTATCTGCTCAAGCCGTGGAACCCCCCGGAGGAGAAGCTCTATCCGGTCGTGGACGCGATGCTGGACGCCTGGACGGCCGCGCCCGACGAGACGATCAACGACATCCGCGTCATCGGCCACCGCTGGTCGGCCCCCTCCTACGCGGTGCGCGACTTCCTCGCCCGCAACCTGGTGCCCTACCGCTGGCTGCTGGCCGACGACCCCGAGGGAGGCCGCCTGCTGGCCGCCGCGGGCCTCACCGAGGACGACGTGCCGCTCGTGCTCACCTCCGACGGCACCACCCTGGTCAAGCCCACCGAGGCCGAGGTGGCCGCGCACGTCGGCCTGACCACCACCCCCGCCGAGGATTTCTACGACCTGGTCGTGGTGGGCGCGGGCCCGGCGGGGCTCGGCGCGGCCGTGTACGGCGCCTCCGAGGGCCTGCGCACGGTGCTGCTGGAACAGCGCGCCACCGGCGGGCAGGCCGGGCAGAGCAGCCGCATCGAGAACTACCTCGGCTTCCCCGACGGCGTCTCGGGCGCCCAGCTCACCGAGCGCGCCCGGCGGCAGGCCCTGCGCTTCGGCGCCGAGATCCTGACCACGCGCGAGGTCGTCGGCCTGGAGTCCGGCGGCACCACCCGGCTGCTGCGCTTCGGCGACGGCAGCGCCATCGCCGCGCACACCGTGGTGCTGGCCACCGGCGTCTCCTACCGCATGCTGGAGGCGCCCGGCCTGGCCGAGCTGACCGGCCGCGGCGTGTTCTACGGGTCGGCCGCCACCGAGGCCCCCGCCTGCGCGGGCGAGGAGATCTACGTCGTCGGCGGCGCCAACTCCGCGGGCCAGGCGGCCATGCACTTCTCCCGGTACGCCCGCCGCGTCCACATCCTGATCCGCGCCGGCGACCTGCGCCGGTCGATGTCGCAGTACCTGATCGACCAGATCGAGGGCACGCCGAACATCACGGTCCACCCGCACACCTCGGTGGCCGGGGGCGCGGGGGACGGCCACCTGGAGCGGCTGACGCTGTGCGACCCCCGCTCCGGCCAGGTGCGCGAGGCTCGGACGTCCTGGCTGTTCATCTTCATCGGGGCCGAGCCGCGCACCGACTGGCTGGACAAATCCATCCAGCGGGACGATCGTGGCTTCGTGCTCACCGGTTCGGACCTGCTCGCGGACGGCCGCCGCCCGCCGGGATGGTCGCTGCCGCGCGATCCGTACCACCTTGAGAGCAGCATGCCGGGCGTGTTCGCGGCGGGCGACGTGCGCGCCGCCTCCGTCAAGCGCGTCGCCTCCGCCGTGGGGGAGGGCGCGATGGCCGTTTCGCTGATCCACCGTTACATGGAGACGCAATGACCGAGCCGGGCGACACCGCCGGGCGCGGCGACGCGGGGGGTGAGCGTCTCACCCCCGGCGAGCTGCGCAGCCTGTTCCTGTTCGAGTCCCTGACCGACGCCCAGCTCGCCGTGTTCGCCGGCGAGGGCCGCGTGGAGCGCCACGCGGCGGGCGAGATCGTCTGCCACGAGGGCGACCCCGCGACGTGCTTCTACGTCCTCCTCGCCGGCACCGTCTCGCTGACCCGGCGCGTCAAAGGGGACGAGATCGAGATCAGCCGCACCGACCAGCGCGGCGTGTACGCGGGGGCGATGCAGACCTATCTGGCCGATCAGGTCAAGCAGAACTACACCGCCTCCCTGCGCGCGATCAGCGACGTCGAGCTGTTCTCGATGCCCGCCGCCGTGATGGCCAAGGCGCTGCGCGACTGGTTCCCGATGGCGACGCACATGCTGGAGGGCATGTTCGTCGGCATGCGCGTGAACCAGACCATCGTCGGCGAGCGCGAGCGCCTGCTGGCGCTCGGGTCGCTGTCGGCCGGGCTCACCCACGAGCTGAACAACCCGGCGGCGGCGGCCGTGCGCGCCACCGCCGTGCTGCGCGAGCGGGTCGCGGGCATGCGGCACAAGCTGGCCCTGATCGCCGACGGGCGGCTGGACGGCTCGCGGCTGCGCGACCTGGTCGAGCTGCAGGAGGAGGCGGTGAAGCGGGCGGCGACCGCGGTGCCGCTGTCGGCGCTGGAGACCGCCGACGCCGAGGACGAGCTGGGCGACTGGCTGGACGACCACGACATCGCCGGCGGGTGGGAGCTGGCCTCCACCCTGGTCGCGGGCGGCATCGACTCGCGCTGGCTGGACCGCATCAGCGGCGCGGTCGGCGGCGAGAACCTGGAGCCCGCCATCCGCTGGCTCACCTACACGATCGAGACCGAGCTGCTGATGGGCGAGATCGACGACGCGGTGAGCCGCGTGTCGTCGCTGGTCCA containing:
- a CDS encoding FAD-dependent oxidoreductase; translated protein: MANPAILTVDDDPAVSRSVARDIRRRYGDRYRVVRADSGQAALDALRELKLRGEQVAVMLADYRMPHMNGIQFLESAMDIFPRARRVLLTAYADTEAAIDAINIVDLDHYLLKPWNPPEEKLYPVVDAMLDAWTAAPDETINDIRVIGHRWSAPSYAVRDFLARNLVPYRWLLADDPEGGRLLAAAGLTEDDVPLVLTSDGTTLVKPTEAEVAAHVGLTTTPAEDFYDLVVVGAGPAGLGAAVYGASEGLRTVLLEQRATGGQAGQSSRIENYLGFPDGVSGAQLTERARRQALRFGAEILTTREVVGLESGGTTRLLRFGDGSAIAAHTVVLATGVSYRMLEAPGLAELTGRGVFYGSAATEAPACAGEEIYVVGGANSAGQAAMHFSRYARRVHILIRAGDLRRSMSQYLIDQIEGTPNITVHPHTSVAGGAGDGHLERLTLCDPRSGQVREARTSWLFIFIGAEPRTDWLDKSIQRDDRGFVLTGSDLLADGRRPPGWSLPRDPYHLESSMPGVFAAGDVRAASVKRVASAVGEGAMAVSLIHRYMETQ
- a CDS encoding ATP-binding protein — protein: MTEPGDTAGRGDAGGERLTPGELRSLFLFESLTDAQLAVFAGEGRVERHAAGEIVCHEGDPATCFYVLLAGTVSLTRRVKGDEIEISRTDQRGVYAGAMQTYLADQVKQNYTASLRAISDVELFSMPAAVMAKALRDWFPMATHMLEGMFVGMRVNQTIVGERERLLALGSLSAGLTHELNNPAAAAVRATAVLRERVAGMRHKLALIADGRLDGSRLRDLVELQEEAVKRAATAVPLSALETADAEDELGDWLDDHDIAGGWELASTLVAGGIDSRWLDRISGAVGGENLEPAIRWLTYTIETELLMGEIDDAVSRVSSLVQAAKQYSQLDRTPYQTVEVHELLDATLTMMQAKIPAGVRTVKEYDRTLPEIPAYAAELNQVWTNLIDNALAAMHDGGGVLTLRTGHEADRVFVEIADTGPGIPEEIRPRIFEPFFTTKPVGEGTGLGLDISYRIVVNKHHGDIRVESAPGDTRFRVILPIAAQ